One Dermacentor silvarum isolate Dsil-2018 chromosome 10, BIME_Dsil_1.4, whole genome shotgun sequence genomic window carries:
- the LOC125940654 gene encoding uncharacterized protein LOC125940654, with product MIGRSTVSDIISETTQVIWETLKKRYVKCPTKPEEWRDIARGFEQRWNFPNCVGSIDGKHVTVEAPCNSGSENFNYKGSFSKILMAVCDSAYKFLYVEVGRSGGESDGGVFGRSTLCKALETGKLGIPQPTAIPGGHVAPYVILGDEAFPLKEYLMRPYPRRYIKTDSERIYNYRHARARRVIENAFGILTSRWRILRRRFKATDENVNRYVLACVALHNFLLTEKEDKDKYCPSRLVDTESWTGEVIDGEWRQDGKTVPVFRQASKLGSNRPSRTAQKVRQTFKNYFMGPGQVEWQLDYIHRNAPRQ from the exons ATGATTGGAAGATCGACTGTTTCTGATATTATTTCAGAAACCACGCAAGTGATTTGGGAAACCCTGAAAAAAAGATACGTTAAGTGCCCAACGAAACCCGAGGAGTGGCGCGATATTGCTAGAGGTTTTGAGCAGCGGTGGAATTTTCCTAACTGCGTCG GCAGTATCGATGGCAAACATGTCACAGTCGAAGCCCCATGTAATTCAGGATCTGAGAACTTCAACTACAAAGGAAGCTTTAGCAAAATTTTGATGGCTGTGTGTGATTCTGCATACAAATTCCTCTACGTGGAAGTTGGTCGCTCTGGTGGAGAAAGTGACGGGGGTGTCTTCGGAAGGAGTACGCTTTGCAAAGCCCTTGAGACGGGAAAGCTGGGTATTCCTCAACCCACTGCAATTCCAGGAGGACATGTTGCCCCTTATGTGATTCTTGGGGATGAAGCATTTCCCTTGAAAGAATACCTCATGCGACCTTATCCAAGGCGTTACATAAAAACAGACAGTGAGAGAATTTATAATTACCGTCATGCTCGGGCAAGGCGTGTAATTGAGAATGCGTTCGGCATACTAACTAGTCGCTGGCGCATATTGAGAAGGAGGTTTAAGGCCACTGACGAGAATGTCAACAGATACGTACTTGCATGTGTGGCACTGCATAATTTCCTGCTAACTGAAAAAGAGGACAAAGACAAATACTGTCCTTCCAGGCTAGTGGACACAGAATCTTGGACTGGTGAGGTAATTGACGGCGAGTGGCGACAGGATGGTAAAACAGTGCCAGTGTTTAGACAAGCGTCAAAGTTAGGCTCAAACAGACCTTCCCGCACAGCGCAAAAAGTTCGTCAGACATTTAAGAACTATTTCATGGGACCGGGACAAGTGGAGTGGCAGTTGGATTATATACACAGGAATGCTCCAAGGCAATGA